Sequence from the [Clostridium] scindens genome:
GAGATCGACAAGGAAATGCGGGAGATTGCCAAGACGGGCCTGCAGGAAATTCTCATTCTTACCGGCGAGAGCAGGAGCAAGTCTACCGTGGAATATATCGGCGAGGCCTGCCGGATTGCCCGTAAATATTTCAAGGTCATCGGGCTTGAAGTGTATCCGATGAATTCGGATGAATATGCCTATCTGCACGAATGCGGCGCGGACTATGTCACCGTGTTCCAGGAAACCTATAATTCGGAAAAGTACGAGACGCTTCATCTGGCCGGACATAAGCGGATATTCCCTTACCGCCTGAACGCCCAGGAGAGGGCGCTCAAAGGCGGCATGCGGGGCGTGGGATTTGCGGCTCTTTTAGGGCTGGATGACTTCCGAAAAGACGCATATGCCACCGGAATGCACGCCTACCTGCTGCAGCGGAAATATCCACATGCCGAGATCGCATTTTCCTGTCCCCGTCTGCGCCCGATTATCAATAATGATAAGATTAACCCTATGGATGTGCACGAGCCCCAACTCTTGCAGGTGGTGACGGCGTACCGCCTGTTCATGCCGTTTGCAAGCATTACCGTCTCCACCAGGGAATGCGCCCGCGTCAGGGACAGCCTGGTAAATATTGCTGCCACGAAGATCTCCGCTGGCGTAAGCACCGGAATCGGGGAACATGTGGAAGATCTTGAGACGAAAGGGGACGACCAGTTCGAGATCTCCGACGGACGTTCTGTGAAAGAGGTGTATGAAGATCTGCTGCATCTGAATCTCCAGCCGGTGATGAATGACTATGTCTATGTGTAGAACTGGGCCTGAGGAGGGACGAAAGGATAGGGGGATTCTCAGTAATAGCCAGGACTTTTATAGCCGGGTGATCGCCGTGACGAACCGGCATCTGTGCGCCAGGCCATATCTGGAACAAATAGAAAGAATCTGCCGGAGACAGCCGGGGGCAGTTATCGTACGGGAAAAGGATATGGGGCCTGAAGATTACGAACTACTGTATCGCCAGGTCCGGGAAATCTGTCAAGCCTATGGCGTGGCGTGTATTGCCCATACCTATGCGAAGGCAGCGCTGCATGCAGGAAGCCGGGCGATTCACGTTCCTTTGCATTTGCTCAAAGAAACGCCTAAGATCCGGGGACAGTTTGATATAATCGGAGTCTCCATCCATGGGAAGGAGGAGGCGCTTCTGGCGGAAAGATTGGGTGCCTCCTATCTGACGGCCGGACATATCTTTGCGACAGACTGCAAGAAAGGCCTGACTCCAAGAGGCGTGGAATTCCTTGAGAATGTCTGCGAGGCAGTCTGCCTTCCCGTATATGCCATCGGGGGGATGAAAGGGGAAATTGCCTGCGTGGAGGAGATGATGACCCATGGCGCCCGGGGAATCTGCGTGATGTCGGAATGCATGGGGTGGTAAAAGCGGGTTTGGACTTTACTTTTTTCTCTGTATGCAATATAATAGAAAAAAATTCCATATACAGGAATTTTAAGGAGGAGTCCTTTTGGAGAGATTAAATCAAATCATAGCCGAGAATCTGAAAGAGATACGGAAAGGAAAAGGATTGAGCCTGGAGCAGGCATCTGCTCTTACGTCGATCAGCAAGAGCATGCTCAGCCAGCTGGAGCGGGGGGAAGTAAACCCTACCATTTCTACCGTGTATAAACTTTCACTGGGCTTAAAAGTTCCGGTGACCGCGTTTACGCTGGATAAGCCCAAGCCGTTTTCCAAGACCGGCAAGTCCGAGGTCGTGCCGTTAAGCGGCGATGACGGAAGATACAGGCTCTATCCCATCTTCAACTTCCGGGACGGACAGGACTTTGAGATATTCGATCTGGAATTTGACGAAGGAGGGATGATGCCCGGGAACCGGCAGATGAACGGAACCAGGGAATTCATCACCGTATACTCGGGACAGCTTACCTTAAGCTTCCAGGATCGGGAATATGTATTGGAAGCCGGGGAGGCAGCCTCCTATAACGCTTTCGACGATTATATCTATAAGAACACAGGAACCGGGATGGTGACTGCCAGCATCGTAGTCCATTACCCGAATTAGAAAGGAGCATTGCAGCATGGAGAATCAAAAGCAGCGCGTATATGACGCATTGGACAAGTTGAAAATCAAGTATGAGGTGGTAGAGCACGAGCCGGTGCACACCATGGAAGACATGGACAGGCTTGGCCTGCCGGAAAAGGGAACCCTATGTAAGAATCTGTTCTTAAGAGATTCCAAGGGAAAGAGGCATTTCCTGGTGACTTGCGAGGAAAGCAAGAAGGTAGATTTAAAATCACTGGGAAGGCAGCTGGGAGGAGGGAATCTTAGCTTCGCTTCAGAAGACCGCCTGGAAAAATATCTGGGCCTTAAGCAGGGCAGCGTGTCTCCCTTCGGCCTCATGAACGATACCGACCATGCAGTAGAGTTCTTTATCGACAAAGACTTAAGCAGATGCAAGAGTCTGGGTATCCATCCGCTGGAAAATACGGCCACGGTATTTTTGTCCTTTAAGGATCTGGATAAGTTTTTGTGGGATCTGGATGTAGATGTGGTGAAGATTAAGTTGTGATTTTGGGGAAGTAGTGACGGCTTGGAGGCGGGCAGGAGGGATTCTTCCGACGCTTCTGTGGCTGCGACTCATGCACTGAGATGTAAGCCTGCGAAGGAGTCGCCGAAAGCGGCTCCTCTTTCGCGGGCTAACATCTCAGGCATGGATTCTGCGCCCCATTCGCTTCCCTCCAGAATCTCTCCTGCCCGCCTTCAAGCCGCCCGGTACTTCGCTGGCAATCCCGCGAGGTGCAGGCGGTTCGGTACACCTTCTGCAGGGACGGAAGGTGTAAGAGATCAGATGGGCAGGGATGCGGATTCTAAAATAGTACAAATACTTCAAAGAAGATTCAAGAAAATATCATCTTTAATACGAAAAAGGCCCTTGAAGGGCCTTTTTATTTGCCAATACAATGAAATCATTCTGCTAAACTCTATACAACGCCTTGGCAGACGCTCCTGCGTAAAGTGTACAGAAACGCCGGCACTTACCGCAGAATTGCCAGTAAATTGTTGGTAGCCCGGGAGGGAGGGGTTGCGATTCCGGAGGTAAGCGGCGGCGTCCGGAATATCCTTGCCGGAACTGTTAGTGCGGCAAAGAGGAGTCACCCGACGACTCTTTGCGGGACTTACAGTTCCGTGCAAGAGATGGAGGCGCCAGAGCGTCGCAGGAATCGCAACCCCTCCCTCCCGGGCGCACCACCAACTTACCGAATTCCCACACCAACCTGCTTCAAAGCCTTTGCAACCGGGGGAATGGAGATGATCGCCAAGGTGATGACTGCCTCGGCGCCCAGATATCCGCCCTGGTACATCGCGGAATATGCCCAGGGATTCATGCCTTTCGGAGCAAAAGAAGCGAAGAAGATAACGCCGGATAAGGTCGAGCAGAGGAACCGTCCCAGGACGCCTGCAAAGTATCCAATCTGAAGGCCATATTTTCGGTTGCTGAAAAAACCTGACAGGCCAAGAGCGCCGAAAGCCAGGGGATAATCCAGGATTACCTGGGGGATGGTCAGCATATAGGGATCAACGATGAATTGAAGCAGGCCATAGGCGGCACCAGCCAGCAGACCATATTTTGGGCCGAACCAGTAGCCGATCAGACAGATGAACAGCATGGACATCAAAGTGATAGAGCCGCCCATTGGCATTTCCCATACTTTGATGTAGGATGTTACCATTGCAAGAGCGATTCCCATAGCAGAAAAAACGAGTTTCTTCGTTGCGGCGTGTGTTGCGCCGCTTTTTGTGATACTTGATTTTGACATATTATATTCTCCTTCCTTACGCCGGCATTACCCGGATCAAGTTCAAGGGTCTGCGCGTCTTCGCGCATCTCAGCCATATCGGCGCCCCATATGGGTCTTATGATAGGAGCCATGCCGGAAATTGTCAAGTAGGAGAGAAAGTTTATACTTTTTTTATTGCAAGTTAGGGGAATGAGAAGTAGAATAGAGAAGGTATTGATAGATGAAAGTGAGGAAGCGTATGGAACAACAACAGAACAGACAGGGGCAGGGCGGCCAGGTGCCACCTATGAAGCCGGAAAGTTATGGCAAGCGGCTGTGGCACCTGTGGGGACCGGTCGTAATATGGCTGGTGATCGGGATACTCGTAAGCATGATTGCAGAGTATGCTTTGACTTCTGTGTATATAGTAAGCCATTATGGCAATGAATTGAATCAAGGAGGCAGTTTCAGCCAGATGATGGAATTGATGGAAAAGGACGGGGCTTCGATTATGGACGCTGTCGTCAAGCAGATGAATGCCTATTCTACTCCGATCAATGGAGTGCGGGCTCTGATCGTGATTCCGGTTATGGCATTCCTGTTCCATAAAGACAGGACAAAAGAGAAGGCAAGGGGATTCCACCCCAATAAAAAAGCGCCTATCTGGAAATATTTTGCAGTCATTGTCATTGCCGCTGCTATGTGCCTGGGGCTGAATAACCTGATTACCATAGGGAATTTCTCGGCGGCCAGCGAGACTTATACAGAGACGCTGGAAGGAATGTATTCCGCGCCGCTTGCTTTACAGATCGCGGTATTGGCAATCATTGTGCCCATCAGCGAGGAACTGGTATTTCGCGGGCTGCTTTTCAAGCGTTTTAGGGAAAGTGGGGGATTCATGCAGGCAGCGCTGCTGTCGGCATTCGTATTCGGATGGATTCATAATAATATCGTCCAGATGATATACGGATTTGTAATTGGAATGATGCTGGCTTATCTGTATGAGAAGTATGGCTCGGTGAAGGCGCCGATTCTGGCGCATATGTCTATGAATCTATTATCAGTGCTGGCAACGAAATACAAACTGCTGGAATGGCTGGCAGAAGATGTTCTGCGTATCGGAATCGTAACGGTTGCGTGCGCGTCCATAGCCGCCACCATGTTTGTGTTCATCCAGAGAATAGAAGAGAAACCAGATATCCCGGGGAAATCCGAAGAACATGAGAATCTGGCAGCTGTATAAGCTGCCAGATTTTTTGCTTTCATAAAGCAAATAGTCTGATTGTCTGACAATTCGAGAAAAGTTACGGTTTACAAGCCGGGGAAAATGTAGTATAGTAATAAAAAATTAAAATGAAAGGACTGAATATATGAGCGGACAGAGCGCAAGCGGTCAATGTGGCTTGTACCGTTCCGGGTTTGAACATGATAACTGCGGAATCGGTGCAATCGTCAACATTAAAGGGCAAAAAAGTCATAGTACTGTGGCAAATGCATTAAAGATTGTAGAAAACTTAGAACATAGAGCTGGCAAGGATGCCGAAGGTAAGACAGGTGACGGAGTTGGAATCTTATTACAGATATCCCACAAGTTTTTCTCCAAAGTCTGCAAGCCTCTCGGCATCCTTTTAAGTTCACAGAGAGATTACGGAGTCGGGATGTTTTTCTTCCCTCAGGATGAACTGAAGAGAAATCAGGCAAAAAAGATATTCGAAGTAATCGTAAAAAAGGAAGGCATGAATTTCCTGGGCTGGAGGGAAGTGCCGGTTAAGGCGGAAGTCCTGGGAAGCCGTGCGCGGGAATGCATGCCCTGTATTATGCAGGGATTCATCGAACGCCCGAAAAAGGTGGAGCAAGGCCTGGATTTTGACAGGCGGCTGTATGTGATCCGGCGGGTATTTGAGCAGAGCAGCGATGACACTTATGTGGCATCCCTGTCAAGCCGAACGATTGCCTACAAAGGAATGTTTCTGGTAGGCCAGCTGCGTTCGTTCTTTGAAGACCTGCAGGATGCGGACTACGAGTCCGCGATAGCCCTCGTGCATTCCAGGTTCAGCACCAATACGAACCCCAGCTGGGAAAGGGCGCATCCGAACCGGTTTATCGTACATAACGGGGAGATCAATACCATTCGCGGCAATGCGGACAAGATGCGTGCCAGGGAAGAGAACATGGAGTCAGAGTACCTGAAAGGAGAACTTCACAAGGTGCTGCCGGCCATCAATATCGCAGGATCTGACTCTGCCATGCTGGATAATGCCATTGAATTTATGGTGATGAGCGGGATGGACCTGCCGCTTGCCGTCATGATCGCGATTCCTGAACCTTGGGCCAATACGAAGAATATGTCCCAGGAGAAGAAGGATTTCTATCAATACTACGCCACCATGATGGAGCCGTGGGACGGGCCCGCGTCTATTCTTTTCTGCGACGGGGACTGCATGGGAGCCGTCCTTGACAGGAATGGCCTTCGTCCTTCCAGATATTATATCACGGATGATGACACGCTGATCTTGTCCTCCGAGGTGGGCGTGCTTGATATTGACCCGGGCAAGGTTGTTGTAAAAGAGCGCTTGCATCCCGGGAAGATGCTGCTTGTAGATACCGTGCAGGGGAGGGTGATCGACGATGAAGAACTGAAGGAGAGATACGCAAGCCGTCAGCCTTACGGAGAATGGCTGGACAGCAACCTGACAGAACTTAGCAGCCTTAAGATTCCAAACCAGAAGGTCCCATCCTATACGCCGGAAGAATGCAAGCGCCTCCAAAAAGCCTTCGGCTATTCCTACGAGGAAGTGAAGACATCCATCCTGAACATGGCAAAAAATGGAGTGGAAGGGACGGCAGCCATGGGAATCGATGCCCCTTTGGCAGTGCTTTCGGACAAGCATCAGAATCTGTTCGGGTACTTCAAGCAGTTGTTCGCGCAGGTGACCAATCCTCCCATTGACGCGATCCGGGAGGAAGTAGTGACTTCCACCACCGTCTACATCGGCGCGGATGGCAACCTGTTGGAAGAGCGGGCTGAAAACTGCAGGATGCTGAAGGTGGAGAATCCGATTCTTACCAGCACGGATCTTCTAAAGATCAAGAGTATGAAGGCAGACGGATTCCGGATAGCGGAGATTCCCATTATCTATTACAAGAATTCCAGCTTGGAGAAAGCGATCGACTACTTGTTCATCGAGGTAGACCGGGCAATCCGCGAAGGCGCCAATATCCTGATCCTCTCGGACCGGGGCGTGGATGAATATCATGTAGCCATGCCGTCCTTGCTGGCATTGTCGGGATTGCAGCAGCACTTGGTGCGGACGAAGAAGAGGACTTCCGTCGCAATTATTCTGGAGACTGGAGAGCCGAGGGAAGTACATCATTTTGCAACCCTTTTGGGCTACGGCGCTTGTGCGATCAACCCTTATCTTGCCCATGAGTCGATCCGGCAGCTGATTGATACGGATATGCTTCAGAAGGACTACTATGCGGCCGTGGATGATTATAACCATGCGGTGCTTTCCGGTATTGTAAAGGTTGCGTCCAAGATGGGAATATCCACCATCCAATCTTATCAGGGAGCAAAAATATTTGAGGCGATCGGCCTGAAGGAAGCGTTTATCGATAAATATTTTACCGATACCGTAAGCCGTATCGGCGGCATCGGAATCGAAGAAATTGCCCAGGACTATGTGGCGCGCCATTCGCAGGCATTTGACCCGCTGGGGCTGGAAGTGGATCTGACCTTGAACAGCATCGGGCAGCATAAGTCTAAAAGCGGCGGAGAAAAGCACCTTTACAATCCGCAGACCATCCATATGCTGCAGCAGTCCGCCAGACGCGGCGATTATGAAATGTTCAAGAAATATACGGATATGGTGAATGAGGAAGGCGCGCACATCAATCTGCGCGGCCAGCTGGAATTCAAGTATCCGAAGAAGGGGATTCCTATAGACGAAGTGGAGAGCGTGGATTCGATCGTCACCAGGTTTAAGACGGGAGCCATGTCTTATGGCTCCATCTCCAAGGAAGCCCATGAGACGCTGGCCATCGCTATGAACCAGCTGCACGGCAAATCCAACAGCGGCGAAGGCGGCGAGGAGATTGAACGTCTGGATACAAACAGATGCTCGGCGATCAAGCAGGTGGCTTCCGGCCGATTTGGCGTGACGTCCAGATATCTGGTCAGCGCCAGGGAAATACAGATTAAGATGGCGCAAGGAGCCAAGCCGGGAGAAGGCGGACACTTGCCGGGAGGCAAAGTATATCCATGGATAGCCAAAACCCGTCATTCTACGCCAGGCGTAAGCCTGATTTCCCCGCCGCCCCACCATGATATTTACTCCATCGAAGATCTGGCGCAGTTAATCTACGACTGTAAGAACGCCAATAAAGACGCAAGGATCTCGGTAAAACTAGTGTCAGAGGCGGGCGTGGGAACGGTTGCTGCAGGAGTAGCCAAAGCAGGCGCGGGCTTGATCCTGATCTCAGGCTATGACGGCGGTACCGGAGCGGCGCCAAGAAGCTCCATCCATAACGCGGGCCTTCCCTGGGAACTGGGACTGGCGGAGACGCACCAGACACTGCTTCAAAATGGTCTTCGGGAGCGGGTGCGGATCGAGACGGACGGCAAGCTGATGAGCGGCCGGGATGTAGCCATTGCCGCAATCCTCGGGGCGGAGGAATTCGGCTTCGCAACAGCGCCTCTGGTAACGATGGGATGCGTTATGATGCGGGTCTGCAACCTGGATACTTGCCCGGTGGGGGTTGCCACCCAGAATCCGCAGCTGCGGAAACGATTCACGGGCAAGCCGGAATATGTCGTGAACTTTATGCGCTTCATCGCCCAGAATCTGAGAGAATATATGGCAAGGCTGGGAGTACGTACCGTGGATGAACTGGTTGGAAGGACCGATCTTCTGAAAGTCAGGGAAGATGCCACCTCCGACAGGGCGGCCACGCTGGATCTTAAGCAGATTCTGTATAATCCATATGAAGGGACGAAGACGCCGGTCACATTTAACCCAAAGAAGAGGTATGACTTTGAACTGGAGAAAACGCTGGATGAGAAGGTTTTGGTCAAAGAATTGCTG
This genomic interval carries:
- the thiH gene encoding 2-iminoacetate synthase ThiH, whose product is MSTDNHVNESILNSDIKEWQKKNRIDHMAYLPGMEVLESEVQAQVIESMNAYDYTGYTEKDVRRALEHDNRTPEDFAALLSPAALPLLEEMAQRARIETRKHFGNGVYMFTPIYIANYCENFCIYCGFNCHNKINRAQLNEEEIDKEMREIAKTGLQEILILTGESRSKSTVEYIGEACRIARKYFKVIGLEVYPMNSDEYAYLHECGADYVTVFQETYNSEKYETLHLAGHKRIFPYRLNAQERALKGGMRGVGFAALLGLDDFRKDAYATGMHAYLLQRKYPHAEIAFSCPRLRPIINNDKINPMDVHEPQLLQVVTAYRLFMPFASITVSTRECARVRDSLVNIAATKISAGVSTGIGEHVEDLETKGDDQFEISDGRSVKEVYEDLLHLNLQPVMNDYVYV
- a CDS encoding thiamine phosphate synthase, which codes for MCRTGPEEGRKDRGILSNSQDFYSRVIAVTNRHLCARPYLEQIERICRRQPGAVIVREKDMGPEDYELLYRQVREICQAYGVACIAHTYAKAALHAGSRAIHVPLHLLKETPKIRGQFDIIGVSIHGKEEALLAERLGASYLTAGHIFATDCKKGLTPRGVEFLENVCEAVCLPVYAIGGMKGEIACVEEMMTHGARGICVMSECMGW
- a CDS encoding helix-turn-helix domain-containing protein; the protein is MERLNQIIAENLKEIRKGKGLSLEQASALTSISKSMLSQLERGEVNPTISTVYKLSLGLKVPVTAFTLDKPKPFSKTGKSEVVPLSGDDGRYRLYPIFNFRDGQDFEIFDLEFDEGGMMPGNRQMNGTREFITVYSGQLTLSFQDREYVLEAGEAASYNAFDDYIYKNTGTGMVTASIVVHYPN
- a CDS encoding prolyl-tRNA synthetase associated domain-containing protein translates to MENQKQRVYDALDKLKIKYEVVEHEPVHTMEDMDRLGLPEKGTLCKNLFLRDSKGKRHFLVTCEESKKVDLKSLGRQLGGGNLSFASEDRLEKYLGLKQGSVSPFGLMNDTDHAVEFFIDKDLSRCKSLGIHPLENTATVFLSFKDLDKFLWDLDVDVVKIKL
- the thiT gene encoding energy-coupled thiamine transporter ThiT, which encodes MSKSSITKSGATHAATKKLVFSAMGIALAMVTSYIKVWEMPMGGSITLMSMLFICLIGYWFGPKYGLLAGAAYGLLQFIVDPYMLTIPQVILDYPLAFGALGLSGFFSNRKYGLQIGYFAGVLGRFLCSTLSGVIFFASFAPKGMNPWAYSAMYQGGYLGAEAVITLAIISIPPVAKALKQVGVGIR
- a CDS encoding CPBP family intramembrane glutamic endopeptidase — translated: MEQQQNRQGQGGQVPPMKPESYGKRLWHLWGPVVIWLVIGILVSMIAEYALTSVYIVSHYGNELNQGGSFSQMMELMEKDGASIMDAVVKQMNAYSTPINGVRALIVIPVMAFLFHKDRTKEKARGFHPNKKAPIWKYFAVIVIAAAMCLGLNNLITIGNFSAASETYTETLEGMYSAPLALQIAVLAIIVPISEELVFRGLLFKRFRESGGFMQAALLSAFVFGWIHNNIVQMIYGFVIGMMLAYLYEKYGSVKAPILAHMSMNLLSVLATKYKLLEWLAEDVLRIGIVTVACASIAATMFVFIQRIEEKPDIPGKSEEHENLAAV
- the gltB gene encoding glutamate synthase large subunit; its protein translation is MSGQSASGQCGLYRSGFEHDNCGIGAIVNIKGQKSHSTVANALKIVENLEHRAGKDAEGKTGDGVGILLQISHKFFSKVCKPLGILLSSQRDYGVGMFFFPQDELKRNQAKKIFEVIVKKEGMNFLGWREVPVKAEVLGSRARECMPCIMQGFIERPKKVEQGLDFDRRLYVIRRVFEQSSDDTYVASLSSRTIAYKGMFLVGQLRSFFEDLQDADYESAIALVHSRFSTNTNPSWERAHPNRFIVHNGEINTIRGNADKMRAREENMESEYLKGELHKVLPAINIAGSDSAMLDNAIEFMVMSGMDLPLAVMIAIPEPWANTKNMSQEKKDFYQYYATMMEPWDGPASILFCDGDCMGAVLDRNGLRPSRYYITDDDTLILSSEVGVLDIDPGKVVVKERLHPGKMLLVDTVQGRVIDDEELKERYASRQPYGEWLDSNLTELSSLKIPNQKVPSYTPEECKRLQKAFGYSYEEVKTSILNMAKNGVEGTAAMGIDAPLAVLSDKHQNLFGYFKQLFAQVTNPPIDAIREEVVTSTTVYIGADGNLLEERAENCRMLKVENPILTSTDLLKIKSMKADGFRIAEIPIIYYKNSSLEKAIDYLFIEVDRAIREGANILILSDRGVDEYHVAMPSLLALSGLQQHLVRTKKRTSVAIILETGEPREVHHFATLLGYGACAINPYLAHESIRQLIDTDMLQKDYYAAVDDYNHAVLSGIVKVASKMGISTIQSYQGAKIFEAIGLKEAFIDKYFTDTVSRIGGIGIEEIAQDYVARHSQAFDPLGLEVDLTLNSIGQHKSKSGGEKHLYNPQTIHMLQQSARRGDYEMFKKYTDMVNEEGAHINLRGQLEFKYPKKGIPIDEVESVDSIVTRFKTGAMSYGSISKEAHETLAIAMNQLHGKSNSGEGGEEIERLDTNRCSAIKQVASGRFGVTSRYLVSAREIQIKMAQGAKPGEGGHLPGGKVYPWIAKTRHSTPGVSLISPPPHHDIYSIEDLAQLIYDCKNANKDARISVKLVSEAGVGTVAAGVAKAGAGLILISGYDGGTGAAPRSSIHNAGLPWELGLAETHQTLLQNGLRERVRIETDGKLMSGRDVAIAAILGAEEFGFATAPLVTMGCVMMRVCNLDTCPVGVATQNPQLRKRFTGKPEYVVNFMRFIAQNLREYMARLGVRTVDELVGRTDLLKVREDATSDRAATLDLKQILYNPYEGTKTPVTFNPKKRYDFELEKTLDEKVLVKELLPSLEKKQKRSIEVDVTNTNRTFGTIFGSEITRRYPEGLPEDSYVVKCSGAGGQSFGAFIPQGLTLELIGDSNDYFGKGLSGGKLVVYPPRSAKYKHDENIIIGNVALYGATSGKAFINGVAGERFAVRNSGATAVVEGVGDHGCEYMTGGRVAVLGKTGKNFAAGMSGGVAYVLDMDSSLYRNVNKQLVNIEHVTSKFDVNELKGMIEEHVSYTNSQIGKEILGHFTGYLPKFKKIIPVDYERMLTTILQMEEQGMSSEQAKIEAFYAIKGGR